One window of Paenibacillus albicereus genomic DNA carries:
- a CDS encoding AlbA family DNA-binding domain-containing protein, whose product MIDINEVKQLLQSPDSKNLICRNVEFRPQNLALFIAALSNMTEGYGYIVIGVSKNTDNYSINGISNGFILDEPIKRALSLLAEQPIIEFGTLSIEGKNIYAIKVINITNEIFFKPPQNTESLTDLFIRDLYLACIKLQARKLYVSTTEDERNDFITDLLETNGYRIKDQTRRGSSASGKSSGEIDIFVENDRMPFTIIEALNLDSLNTNYLDVHLDKIYSYDTTGNAFNVCLSYVKVKDFGSFWDRYCNYVKTREYPVMLVSSDTNADKDYSYSDIRFMTTTHNRSGKNTRLYHMCVKIQES is encoded by the coding sequence ATGATTGACATTAATGAAGTAAAGCAATTACTACAATCCCCTGATTCAAAAAATCTTATTTGTAGAAACGTAGAATTCAGACCGCAAAATTTGGCTTTGTTTATTGCTGCTCTGTCAAACATGACAGAGGGGTATGGCTACATTGTAATCGGGGTAAGCAAAAATACAGATAATTACTCTATTAATGGAATAAGTAATGGGTTCATATTAGATGAACCTATTAAACGGGCACTCAGTTTGTTAGCTGAGCAACCAATAATAGAATTTGGTACACTTAGTATTGAAGGTAAAAATATTTATGCAATAAAAGTGATAAATATTACAAACGAGATTTTCTTCAAGCCTCCACAAAATACAGAGTCACTAACCGATTTATTTATTCGTGATCTTTACTTGGCTTGCATCAAACTTCAAGCACGTAAGCTTTACGTTAGCACTACAGAAGATGAGCGTAATGACTTTATTACAGATTTACTGGAGACAAACGGATATCGCATAAAAGACCAAACTCGACGCGGAAGTTCTGCTAGTGGTAAATCATCTGGCGAAATTGATATTTTTGTTGAAAACGATAGAATGCCTTTTACTATTATTGAAGCCCTTAATTTGGATAGCTTAAATACTAATTATCTTGATGTTCATCTTGACAAGATATATTCTTACGATACAACAGGAAATGCATTCAATGTATGTTTGTCATATGTTAAAGTTAAAGATTTTGGGTCTTTTTGGGATAGGTATTGCAACTACGTTAAAACACGTGAATATCCAGTAATGCTTGTCTCTTCTGATACAAATGCTGATAAAGATTATTCATACTCTGATATAAGATTCATGACAACTACGCATAATCGTTCAGGTAAAAATACACGGCTTTATCATATGTGCGTAAAAATACAAGAATCGTAG
- a CDS encoding dihydrofolate reductase family protein — protein MRKLVLFLHASLDGFVEGPGGEMDIGWVSYDADLEKHAKEILSTADTVLWGRGTYQMMHGYWPSVPSDPSASEHEREHAAWIERTSKIVFSTTLDKVEWNHSRLVKENVKDEILNLKQQSGKDMVILGSPRFAHCVMGLDLIDEIKLTFSPVLIGSGLPLFRGLQKKTGLRLIENKTFDSGAIGLHYEVVR, from the coding sequence ATGAGAAAGCTTGTTCTATTCCTGCACGCATCGCTGGACGGTTTTGTCGAAGGGCCTGGCGGCGAGATGGACATCGGCTGGGTTTCCTACGATGCGGATCTGGAGAAGCACGCGAAAGAAATTCTGAGCACGGCCGACACGGTCCTTTGGGGACGGGGGACGTACCAGATGATGCACGGGTACTGGCCGTCGGTGCCTTCGGACCCATCCGCCTCGGAGCATGAACGGGAGCACGCCGCATGGATCGAGCGGACGTCCAAGATCGTGTTTTCCACGACGCTGGACAAGGTGGAGTGGAACCACTCGAGGCTGGTCAAAGAGAACGTCAAGGACGAGATCCTGAACCTGAAGCAGCAGTCCGGCAAGGACATGGTCATTCTGGGCAGCCCCCGGTTCGCGCATTGCGTGATGGGTCTTGATCTCATCGACGAGATCAAGCTCACGTTCTCTCCTGTCCTGATCGGCAGCGGCCTGCCGTTGTTCCGAGGTCTCCAGAAGAAGACCGGTCTTCGGCTGATCGAAAACAAGACCTTTGATTCCGGAGCCATCGGCCTCCATTACGAGGTCGTTCGCTGA
- a CDS encoding divergent polysaccharide deacetylase family protein, with protein sequence MTLFRKSAAAVLAVLLLLPSWVGAAAPQAAGRGESPAPASSRIAVVIDDFGNRMKGTDEMFKLPVPVTAAVMPFMPTSREDAERAHQLGLDVIVHMPMEPKQGNPKWLGPGAIRASMSDAEVRQAVEKAIAEVPHAVGMNNHMGSKITADERIMRVVLAVCKEKGLFFLDSRTAYKTVIPRVGAELGVPVLGNDLFLDDVYTASFVSGQIVKLKKLAREQSDCITIGHVGAPGLITAAAVRSAAASMPQSRFVRLTELLPASAKEKLVLPHA encoded by the coding sequence ATGACCCTGTTCAGAAAAAGCGCTGCCGCCGTGCTAGCCGTGCTGCTCCTGCTGCCGTCCTGGGTCGGAGCGGCCGCGCCGCAAGCGGCGGGCCGAGGCGAATCGCCGGCACCGGCTTCGAGCCGAATCGCCGTCGTCATCGATGATTTCGGCAATCGGATGAAAGGAACCGATGAGATGTTCAAGCTGCCGGTGCCGGTGACGGCCGCCGTCATGCCGTTCATGCCGACGTCCCGCGAGGATGCCGAGCGGGCGCATCAGCTCGGCCTCGACGTGATCGTGCACATGCCGATGGAGCCGAAGCAGGGCAATCCGAAATGGCTCGGCCCCGGCGCGATCCGCGCTTCGATGAGCGACGCCGAGGTCAGGCAGGCGGTGGAAAAGGCGATCGCCGAGGTGCCTCATGCCGTAGGCATGAACAACCACATGGGCAGCAAAATAACCGCGGACGAGCGCATCATGCGCGTCGTGCTCGCGGTGTGCAAGGAAAAGGGCTTGTTTTTCCTGGATAGCCGGACGGCGTACAAGACGGTCATTCCCCGCGTCGGGGCCGAGCTTGGCGTGCCGGTGCTGGGCAACGATCTTTTTCTCGACGACGTTTATACCGCGAGCTTTGTCTCCGGCCAGATCGTCAAGCTCAAAAAGCTCGCTCGCGAGCAGAGCGATTGCATCACGATCGGGCACGTCGGCGCGCCGGGGCTCATCACCGCCGCCGCGGTGCGCTCCGCTGCGGCCTCCATGCCGCAGAGCCGGTTCGTGCGGCTGACCGAGCTGCTGCCGGCCTCAGCGAAAGAGAAGCTTGTATTGCCGCACGCCTGA
- a CDS encoding YqzE family protein — protein sequence MDSEEWIKDMTERFVRYVETPSQVRRQQRRERKRSREPWLTRWFGMSGMGISMWLRGLKR from the coding sequence ATGGATTCGGAGGAATGGATCAAGGACATGACGGAGCGGTTCGTCCGCTACGTCGAGACGCCGAGCCAAGTCCGCCGCCAGCAGCGCCGGGAGCGCAAGCGCAGCCGCGAGCCGTGGCTGACGCGCTGGTTCGGCATGTCGGGCATGGGCATCAGCATGTGGCTGCGGGGGCTGAAGCGCTAA
- a CDS encoding arsenic transporter, whose product MRTEDRGETGPMTAAIGIFIFTLILVIWQPRGLGIGWSASAGALLALALGVVSLHDVAAVTGIVWNATLAFVGIILISLVLDEIGFFEWCALHMARLAGGSRLLLFLAVILLGAAVSGLFANDGAALIMTPIVLAMVRALGGGGRFVLAFVMASGFIADTASLPLVISNLVNIVTADVFGLSFGEYASRMIVPTLVSIGASLLVLGAFYRKDVRGRYRTEEVRAPADAIRDLRLFRLSWYVMGALLAAYFASDLLELPVSLVTGAAALALLGAARRSPAVSIGKVVRGAPWSVVVFSIGMYVVVYGLRGAGLTGALGDALAAAAEHGLLAATMATGIAAALLSSVMNNMPTVMIDALAIQESGVSGPIREAMIYANVIGCNLGPKMTPIGSLATLLWLHVLAGKGVRISWGYYIRAGILLTVPTLLLALFGLYAWLLFLSGGWLSAGLATAIVLVAALGAGWTAFALLRRMRSASEREASIDA is encoded by the coding sequence ATCAGAACGGAAGACAGGGGAGAAACAGGACCTATGACGGCGGCGATCGGCATTTTCATCTTTACCTTGATTCTAGTCATCTGGCAGCCGCGCGGTCTCGGCATCGGCTGGTCCGCTTCGGCGGGGGCGCTGCTGGCGCTCGCGCTCGGCGTCGTCTCGCTGCATGATGTGGCGGCAGTGACGGGCATCGTCTGGAACGCGACGCTCGCTTTCGTCGGCATCATCCTCATCTCGCTCGTGCTCGACGAGATCGGTTTTTTCGAATGGTGCGCGCTCCATATGGCAAGGTTGGCAGGCGGCAGCCGGCTGCTGCTGTTCCTGGCGGTCATCCTGCTCGGAGCGGCCGTCTCCGGCCTGTTCGCCAATGACGGCGCGGCGCTCATCATGACGCCGATCGTGCTGGCGATGGTGCGGGCGCTCGGCGGCGGAGGCCGCTTCGTGCTGGCGTTCGTCATGGCGAGCGGCTTCATTGCCGACACGGCCTCGCTCCCGCTCGTCATCAGCAACCTCGTGAACATCGTGACGGCCGACGTTTTCGGCCTGTCCTTCGGCGAGTATGCCTCGCGCATGATCGTGCCGACGCTCGTCTCCATCGGCGCGAGCCTGCTCGTGCTGGGGGCGTTCTATCGCAAGGACGTGCGCGGCCGCTACCGGACGGAGGAGGTCCGCGCGCCGGCGGACGCGATCCGGGACCTGCGGCTCTTCCGCTTGTCCTGGTACGTGATGGGCGCGCTGCTTGCCGCCTACTTCGCGAGCGACCTGCTGGAGCTGCCGGTATCGCTCGTGACGGGAGCGGCAGCGCTGGCGCTGCTCGGCGCGGCCCGCCGCAGTCCGGCCGTCTCGATCGGCAAGGTCGTGCGCGGCGCGCCATGGTCGGTCGTCGTCTTTTCGATCGGCATGTATGTCGTCGTGTACGGATTGCGGGGCGCGGGACTGACGGGCGCGCTTGGCGACGCGCTCGCCGCCGCGGCGGAACACGGGCTGCTCGCCGCCACGATGGCGACGGGCATCGCGGCCGCGCTGCTGTCCTCGGTCATGAACAACATGCCGACCGTCATGATCGACGCGCTGGCGATCCAGGAGTCCGGCGTCTCCGGCCCGATCCGCGAGGCGATGATCTACGCCAACGTCATCGGCTGCAATCTCGGGCCGAAGATGACGCCGATCGGCTCCTTGGCGACGCTGCTCTGGCTGCATGTGCTGGCGGGCAAAGGCGTGCGGATCTCCTGGGGCTACTATATCCGTGCCGGCATCCTGCTGACGGTGCCGACGCTGCTGCTCGCGCTCTTCGGGCTTTACGCCTGGCTGCTGTTCCTCTCGGGAGGATGGCTGAGCGCCGGCCTCGCGACGGCGATCGTCCTCGTCGCCGCGCTGGGGGCCGGCTGGACGGCATTCGCGCTGCTGCGGCGCATGCGCTCCGCCTCGGAGCGGGAGGCCTCCATCGACGCTTGA
- a CDS encoding N-acetylmuramoyl-L-alanine amidase, protein MKQMKLPRCRAAALAVALALLAPMSAYAAPTLDLAPSSETEGSPSYKGALPYAEVLIDAGHGGIDGGTFHEEVLEKDINLAVAKKLLVRMQQLGVSAVLNRVDDYALSDDNRWLGSRSRHQRDLSQRRGLTEEIHTGMLVSLHVNWSKRGAARGPVVLHQKNRGESVLLALCVQDALNRQQLAAELPKAGSPFYLLNTVKQPAVIVEMGFISNADDRAMLTSSEGQQKIAEAIASGVRQYKLLFR, encoded by the coding sequence ATGAAGCAGATGAAGCTCCCCCGCTGCCGAGCGGCCGCGCTTGCCGTCGCTCTTGCGCTGCTTGCGCCCATGTCCGCCTATGCCGCTCCGACGCTGGATCTGGCTCCGTCATCCGAAACCGAAGGCAGTCCCAGCTACAAAGGCGCGCTGCCTTACGCCGAGGTGCTGATCGACGCCGGCCACGGCGGCATCGACGGCGGAACCTTTCATGAGGAGGTTCTCGAAAAGGACATCAATCTGGCGGTCGCCAAAAAGCTGCTCGTCCGCATGCAGCAGCTCGGCGTCAGCGCCGTCCTGAACCGGGTCGACGACTACGCGCTCAGCGACGACAACCGCTGGCTCGGCAGCCGCTCCAGGCATCAGCGGGATCTGTCCCAGCGAAGGGGACTGACGGAGGAAATCCATACCGGCATGCTCGTGAGCCTGCATGTGAACTGGTCGAAGCGCGGGGCGGCCCGCGGGCCGGTCGTGCTGCATCAAAAAAACCGCGGCGAGAGCGTGCTGCTCGCTCTATGCGTGCAAGACGCGCTCAATCGGCAGCAGCTCGCCGCCGAGCTGCCGAAGGCGGGCAGCCCGTTCTACCTGCTCAATACGGTCAAGCAGCCTGCCGTCATCGTCGAGATGGGCTTCATCAGCAACGCCGATGACCGGGCGATGCTGACATCGTCCGAGGGCCAGCAGAAAATCGCCGAAGCGATCGCGTCAGGCGTGCGGCAATACAAGCTTCTCTTTCGCTGA
- a CDS encoding YqhG family protein: MNDKQVQRFVARYAEATGSRIVEKSPMHLTVKLSPAADRELTNRPYYWSYVDRAGVEPETMTYVFVTDSQRYDEQQLRQAKAEAEAAAEPGSLDQAAQSALARSIGFVHGSIQGRTPREDLYFGSRKLDQLFAAARSGGSYVCLFQEPERRSLHPLESVAYTAWLGVNLRVEFACDMKREEIHSYGISLATGNIQENFHERLSGLKLTPKLPANVHAARNGVTPARAMSLIEGHLERKLRSADFSWAEGASRRLQEELDILAHYYDRLLETAEEDQRDAIAAQFETRRQEIRWQYEPRVTVSAINGGLFHLEGIE, encoded by the coding sequence ATGAACGACAAGCAAGTGCAGCGCTTCGTCGCCCGCTATGCCGAGGCGACCGGCTCCCGCATCGTCGAGAAATCGCCGATGCATCTGACCGTCAAGCTCTCCCCCGCCGCCGACCGCGAGCTGACGAACCGGCCGTATTACTGGAGCTACGTCGACCGGGCAGGCGTCGAGCCCGAAACGATGACGTACGTGTTCGTCACCGACAGCCAGCGCTACGACGAGCAGCAGCTGCGCCAGGCCAAGGCCGAGGCGGAAGCGGCCGCCGAGCCGGGCTCGCTCGATCAGGCGGCGCAGAGCGCCCTCGCCCGCTCGATCGGCTTCGTGCACGGCTCGATCCAGGGCCGGACGCCGCGCGAGGACCTTTATTTCGGCTCGCGCAAGCTCGACCAGCTGTTCGCCGCCGCCCGCAGCGGAGGCAGCTACGTCTGCCTGTTCCAGGAGCCGGAGCGCCGGTCGCTCCATCCGCTCGAGTCGGTTGCCTATACGGCATGGCTCGGCGTCAACCTGCGCGTCGAATTCGCCTGCGACATGAAGCGCGAGGAGATCCATTCCTACGGCATCTCGCTGGCGACGGGCAACATTCAGGAAAACTTCCACGAGCGCCTGTCCGGCCTGAAGCTGACGCCCAAGCTGCCCGCCAACGTCCATGCCGCGCGCAACGGGGTCACGCCAGCCCGCGCCATGTCGCTGATCGAGGGCCATCTCGAGCGAAAGCTGCGGTCCGCGGACTTCAGCTGGGCGGAAGGAGCGAGCCGCAGGCTCCAGGAGGAGCTCGACATCCTCGCCCACTATTACGACCGGCTGCTGGAAACGGCCGAGGAAGACCAGCGGGACGCGATCGCCGCCCAGTTCGAGACGAGGCGCCAGGAAATCCGCTGGCAGTACGAGCCCCGGGTGACGGTTTCCGCCATCAACGGCGGCCTGTTCCATCTGGAAGGGATCGAATGA
- a CDS encoding DEAD/DEAH box helicase, which yields MTRTVKEGGSGRLHPLVDLRMDRSWFEELQARVDRNGPWDDWTLYQLAMEAEQARRIESFDELQCLRFLNGLEPMKHQTETAVKVLHDMGGRAILADEVGLGKTIEAGLVLKEYMVRGLVRRALILVPASLVLQWVRELNTKFGITAVAQKRAHTWNYDVVVASIDTAKREPHCDLLLSTDYDMLIIDEAHKLKNKKTTNYQFITQLRKKYCLLLTATPVQNDLDELYNLITLLKPGQLGGQGEFASNFVVGKRMPKNEDQLQEALSSVMIRNRRGDGDVQFTKRIVRNVPLRLSKEEMDLYEAVTAFVKERYEESGGSLTSMLSLVTLQREVCSSRDSVFLTLVNLFKKTEEDSPVRGKIWELIEVIKQIKANTKAEKAMELVRESDGKVIIFTEYRATQEYLLQYFRGSDITAVPYRGGMGRGKKDWMMDLFRGRAKVMIATEAGGEGINLQFCSRIINFDLPWNPMRVEQRIGRVHRLGQTEDVQVYNLCTLGTIEEHIVNLLHEKIDMFESVIGELDHILERFEQEESMEQRLARVMLEAPDDEAIAEGIDHLGRSLRSLTEQPPASPKARPVSASGEDGRKLSRAERKQALNRLLDGISQPVEVDAP from the coding sequence ATGACGCGAACCGTCAAAGAAGGCGGATCGGGACGGCTGCATCCGCTCGTCGACCTGAGGATGGACCGATCCTGGTTCGAGGAGCTGCAAGCCCGCGTGGACCGCAACGGCCCGTGGGATGATTGGACGCTGTACCAGCTGGCGATGGAGGCGGAGCAGGCCCGGCGCATCGAGAGCTTCGACGAGCTGCAATGCCTGCGCTTCCTGAACGGCCTCGAGCCGATGAAGCATCAGACCGAGACGGCCGTCAAAGTGCTGCATGACATGGGCGGACGGGCGATCCTGGCCGACGAGGTCGGGCTCGGCAAGACGATCGAGGCCGGGCTCGTGCTCAAGGAATACATGGTGCGGGGACTCGTGCGCCGGGCGCTCATCCTCGTGCCCGCCTCGCTCGTGCTGCAATGGGTGCGGGAGCTGAACACGAAGTTCGGCATCACGGCCGTCGCCCAGAAGCGCGCGCATACGTGGAACTATGACGTCGTCGTCGCCTCCATCGACACCGCCAAGCGCGAGCCGCATTGCGACCTGCTGCTCAGCACCGACTACGACATGCTCATCATCGACGAGGCGCACAAGCTCAAGAACAAGAAGACGACCAACTACCAGTTCATCACCCAGCTGCGCAAAAAATACTGCCTGCTGCTGACCGCGACGCCGGTGCAGAACGACCTGGACGAGCTGTACAACCTCATCACGCTGCTCAAGCCGGGCCAGCTCGGCGGCCAGGGCGAGTTCGCCTCCAACTTTGTCGTCGGCAAGCGCATGCCCAAAAACGAGGATCAGCTGCAGGAGGCGCTATCCTCGGTCATGATCCGCAACCGCCGCGGCGACGGCGACGTGCAGTTCACGAAGCGGATCGTGCGCAACGTGCCGCTGCGCCTGTCCAAGGAAGAAATGGATCTGTACGAGGCCGTCACCGCCTTCGTCAAAGAGCGCTACGAAGAGAGCGGCGGCAGCCTGACGAGCATGCTCTCGCTCGTGACGCTGCAGCGCGAGGTGTGCTCGAGCCGCGACTCGGTGTTCCTCACGCTCGTCAACCTGTTCAAGAAGACGGAGGAGGACTCCCCCGTCCGAGGCAAGATTTGGGAGCTGATCGAGGTCATCAAGCAGATCAAGGCCAACACGAAGGCGGAAAAGGCGATGGAGCTCGTGCGCGAGAGCGACGGCAAGGTCATCATCTTTACGGAATACCGCGCGACGCAGGAGTATCTGCTGCAATATTTCCGTGGTTCGGACATCACCGCCGTCCCTTATCGAGGCGGCATGGGACGCGGCAAGAAGGACTGGATGATGGACCTGTTCCGCGGCCGCGCCAAAGTCATGATCGCGACCGAAGCCGGCGGCGAAGGCATCAATTTGCAATTCTGCAGCCGCATCATCAACTTCGACCTGCCGTGGAATCCGATGCGCGTCGAGCAGCGGATCGGTCGCGTGCACCGTCTTGGCCAGACCGAGGATGTGCAGGTGTACAACCTGTGCACGCTCGGCACGATCGAGGAGCATATCGTGAACCTGCTCCATGAAAAGATCGATATGTTCGAATCCGTCATCGGGGAGCTCGACCACATCCTCGAGCGCTTCGAGCAGGAGGAATCGATGGAGCAGCGGCTCGCCCGCGTCATGCTGGAAGCGCCGGACGACGAGGCGATCGCCGAGGGCATCGACCATCTCGGCCGCTCGCTCCGCAGCCTGACCGAGCAGCCGCCTGCCTCGCCGAAGGCCCGGCCCGTCTCCGCCTCCGGCGAGGACGGCCGCAAGCTTTCCCGCGCCGAGCGCAAGCAGGCGCTGAACCGTCTGCTCGACGGCATATCCCAGCCCGTGGAGGTCGATGCACCATGA